In Streptomyces qaidamensis, one DNA window encodes the following:
- a CDS encoding fumarylacetoacetate hydrolase family protein gives MGRAAARGCLVAEVSVRIVRYAVGGERHYGELESGGVGIARFEGDPFTGLSPAGHTDRVDDVVVLPPVDRPRIFGFAYNYASHVGETDREIPEVPVCFMKPSTAVVGPGDAIVYPSDGELIHFEGELVVVIGKEARHVKPSEAADHILGYTCGNDVSDRVVQRKESAFGTLLIGKGQDTFAPLGPVIATELDPSGLALTTRVNGTVVQSASTADLLLPVPEIVSYLSRYLTLLPGDVIMTGTPSGVGPIRPGDEVEVEIEGIGVLRNPVVAESR, from the coding sequence ATGGGACGTGCAGCCGCCCGCGGCTGCCTAGTTGCGGAGGTGTCCGTGCGCATCGTCAGATATGCCGTCGGCGGCGAACGTCATTACGGAGAGCTTGAATCCGGAGGCGTCGGTATCGCCAGATTCGAAGGCGATCCCTTTACCGGATTGTCCCCTGCGGGGCACACCGACCGAGTCGATGACGTCGTCGTCCTCCCGCCGGTCGACCGGCCCCGGATTTTCGGATTCGCCTACAACTACGCCTCACATGTCGGCGAGACCGACCGTGAGATCCCCGAGGTGCCGGTGTGCTTCATGAAGCCGAGTACGGCGGTGGTGGGGCCGGGCGACGCGATCGTGTATCCGTCCGACGGCGAACTGATTCATTTCGAGGGCGAGTTGGTCGTCGTCATCGGAAAGGAGGCTCGCCATGTCAAGCCCTCCGAAGCCGCTGACCACATCCTCGGCTACACGTGCGGCAATGACGTCAGCGACCGTGTCGTCCAGCGCAAGGAGAGCGCGTTCGGAACGCTTCTCATCGGGAAGGGGCAAGACACCTTCGCGCCCCTCGGGCCCGTCATCGCGACGGAACTCGACCCATCGGGACTGGCCCTGACCACCCGGGTGAACGGCACCGTCGTGCAGTCCGCGAGCACGGCCGACCTGCTGCTCCCGGTTCCGGAGATCGTCAGCTACCTCAGCCGCTATCTGACGCTGCTCCCCGGGGACGTGATCATGACCGGCACGCCCTCCGGTGTCGGACCGATACGCCCCGGGGACGAGGTCGAAGTGGAGATCGAGGGCATCGGCGTCCTGCGCAATCCGGTCGTGGCCGAGAGCCGTTGA
- a CDS encoding alpha-L-rhamnosidase C-terminal domain-containing protein, with protein sequence MVSARWLRDNGRFRLDVQLPANTTAQVRVPTGGRKAQVTRDGAVFQGVRGDRATYGVASGRQEFVAYDGESR encoded by the coding sequence GTGGTGTCCGCCCGGTGGCTCCGCGATAACGGCCGGTTCCGGCTCGACGTCCAGCTCCCGGCCAACACCACGGCACAGGTCCGGGTACCCACCGGCGGACGCAAGGCCCAAGTGACCCGGGACGGCGCGGTGTTCCAGGGCGTACGGGGCGACCGTGCCACGTACGGCGTGGCCTCGGGGAGGCAAGAGTTCGTCGCCTACGACGGTGAAAGCCGATGA
- a CDS encoding SDR family oxidoreductase has product MDITNSVALVTGANRGLGRAFAQRLLERGARKVYATARRPGTVDLPGVDVLPLDIADPASVRAAAEAAPDVSLLINNAGIQTGTDLVTGSLDAVRHELETNMFGHLGMIREFAPALARNDGGAIVNVLSAMSWFGGKGANAYHLTKAAAWAMTNGVRLELAEQGTLVTAVHLGLADTDMAAGWPVAKIAPSDLADAALDGVEANSAEVLADQWSRDVKSRLPLTPEEFNAAMDRALAALTAA; this is encoded by the coding sequence CTTGTCACCGGAGCCAACCGCGGCCTGGGCCGCGCCTTCGCCCAGCGCCTGCTCGAACGGGGCGCCCGCAAGGTCTACGCGACGGCTCGCCGGCCCGGGACCGTGGACCTGCCCGGGGTCGACGTGCTGCCCCTCGACATCGCCGATCCCGCATCCGTGAGGGCCGCAGCCGAGGCCGCCCCGGACGTCTCGCTGCTCATCAACAACGCGGGGATCCAGACGGGGACCGACCTGGTGACCGGTTCGCTGGACGCGGTACGGCACGAGCTGGAGACCAACATGTTCGGCCACTTGGGAATGATCCGGGAGTTCGCGCCGGCGCTCGCCAGGAACGACGGGGGCGCGATCGTCAACGTCCTCTCCGCCATGTCATGGTTCGGGGGCAAGGGCGCCAATGCCTACCACCTGACCAAGGCCGCCGCCTGGGCCATGACCAACGGCGTCCGCCTGGAACTCGCCGAGCAGGGCACACTCGTGACAGCGGTGCACCTTGGCCTGGCCGACACCGACATGGCCGCGGGCTGGCCCGTGGCCAAGATCGCGCCGTCGGACCTGGCCGACGCGGCGCTCGACGGTGTCGAGGCGAACTCCGCCGAGGTCCTCGCCGACCAGTGGAGTCGGGACGTCAAGTCCCGGCTGCCGCTGACGCCGGAAGAATTCAACGCCGCGATGGACCGCGCCCTGGCGGCGCTGACGGCGGCATGA
- a CDS encoding GNAT family N-acetyltransferase — translation MEIRPTTDKDLDVFVDTLHAAFGLFPETPVDGGGLWWSALEMDRCLIAVAADGRPAGTAATHSFELTLPGETLVPAPGVTAVGVLPSHRRQGVLSAMMRHQLTELRGRGEMLSVLLASEALIYGRFGYGPATYTAQLKVPRHKAALAAPRASGVAEGAATGSVEVLRRAECGEMLEEVYDRYRRAQPGALSRPHRWWALRAGQPPISPAQRYIAVHRGADGVPDGYASYSIDSGTLTVDETIATEDAVFTALARFLLEHDLVSQVVFKHVPSDHPLRWQFADYRAGEVRGDMDWLWVRLLDVPRALTARGWFADGELVLDIDDPFLGQHDRYLLTVRDGKADCVPTDRDPDLSLDVRDLGSVYLGGTAPSTLARAGHIRVHHPGAATLADALFRTERSPHCLHWF, via the coding sequence ATGGAAATCCGTCCCACGACCGACAAGGATCTCGACGTCTTCGTCGACACCCTCCATGCCGCTTTCGGGCTCTTCCCGGAGACCCCGGTCGACGGCGGCGGGCTCTGGTGGTCGGCGCTCGAAATGGACCGCTGCCTCATCGCCGTGGCGGCGGACGGGCGGCCCGCCGGGACCGCCGCCACGCACTCCTTCGAGCTCACCCTGCCCGGTGAGACGCTCGTCCCGGCCCCCGGGGTGACCGCCGTGGGCGTCCTGCCCTCGCACCGGCGTCAGGGCGTGCTCAGCGCGATGATGCGGCATCAGCTCACCGAGCTGCGGGGCCGCGGGGAGATGCTCTCCGTGCTGCTGGCCTCCGAGGCACTGATCTACGGCAGGTTCGGCTACGGTCCGGCGACGTACACGGCGCAGCTGAAGGTACCCCGCCACAAGGCCGCCCTCGCCGCCCCCCGGGCGAGCGGAGTGGCCGAGGGAGCGGCGACCGGCTCGGTCGAGGTACTGCGCAGGGCCGAGTGCGGCGAGATGCTGGAGGAGGTCTACGACCGGTACCGCCGCGCCCAGCCCGGCGCGCTGTCCCGGCCGCACCGCTGGTGGGCCTTGCGCGCGGGGCAGCCGCCGATATCACCGGCACAGCGCTACATCGCCGTGCACCGGGGCGCCGACGGCGTCCCGGACGGGTACGCCAGCTACTCGATCGACTCCGGCACCCTGACGGTGGACGAGACGATTGCCACCGAGGACGCCGTCTTCACGGCCCTGGCCCGGTTCCTCCTCGAACACGACCTGGTATCCCAGGTGGTGTTCAAGCACGTCCCGTCCGATCACCCGCTGCGCTGGCAGTTCGCGGACTACCGGGCCGGCGAGGTCCGCGGCGACATGGACTGGCTCTGGGTGCGGCTGCTGGACGTCCCGCGTGCGCTGACCGCGCGCGGCTGGTTCGCGGACGGCGAGCTGGTCCTCGACATCGACGACCCGTTCCTCGGCCAACACGACCGCTACCTGCTGACCGTCCGGGACGGCAAGGCCGACTGCGTCCCGACGGACCGGGACCCGGACCTGTCCCTGGACGTCCGCGACCTGGGCTCCGTCTACCTCGGCGGCACCGCCCCGAGCACACTCGCACGGGCCGGACACATCCGGGTCCACCACCCGGGCGCAGCCACCCTCGCCGACGCGCTCTTCCGCACCGAGCGCTCGCCGCACTGCCTGCACTGGTTCTGA
- a CDS encoding helix-turn-helix transcriptional regulator, with product MTPDRFFSLMLLLASRNAVTTQELASALGVSLRTITRDLNWLRDAGLPVTAQRGRLGGVTMLPGSGLDLTRLTPGERDHLSLTGLDEKQRAELNASVESRRALSKIAAGHSRRVHELLPLTDVVHVDSRPWLQAHTSGTTPASLIGAVRRGRRLRIEYDSRRESCPRHPVVDPYGLFAKAGTWYLVADCARVPRMYRLERITTWKEVDQPRRIRENQTLATVAAALIDQWEHNHAIEVSATIDQTQIERAQRIFGQRLVRGDHEESATGHKVTIRFLHLEDVRALLPFGSAITVHGPTEARAHLSDLATSLAQHYAPTPTS from the coding sequence GTGACCCCGGACCGCTTCTTCTCGCTGATGCTGCTCCTCGCATCAAGGAATGCTGTGACCACACAGGAACTTGCCTCGGCGCTCGGGGTGTCCCTTCGAACCATCACCCGGGACCTGAACTGGCTCCGCGACGCCGGTCTGCCGGTGACCGCGCAACGGGGCCGCCTCGGAGGCGTGACCATGCTGCCCGGGTCCGGGCTCGACCTCACACGACTCACGCCGGGCGAGCGTGATCATCTGTCGCTCACCGGGCTGGATGAGAAGCAACGTGCGGAGCTCAACGCATCCGTCGAAAGCCGGCGCGCGCTCTCCAAGATCGCCGCTGGCCACTCACGTCGGGTTCATGAGCTCCTGCCGCTCACCGACGTAGTGCACGTGGACAGCCGTCCCTGGCTCCAGGCACATACGTCCGGCACGACTCCGGCTTCGCTGATCGGCGCAGTGCGGCGAGGTCGCCGACTACGGATCGAGTACGACAGCCGACGCGAATCATGCCCACGCCACCCGGTCGTGGATCCCTACGGGCTGTTCGCCAAGGCCGGCACCTGGTACCTCGTCGCCGACTGTGCCCGCGTGCCACGGATGTACCGACTCGAACGGATCACGACGTGGAAAGAAGTCGACCAGCCACGACGGATCCGCGAGAACCAGACCCTGGCCACCGTCGCTGCAGCGCTCATTGATCAGTGGGAACACAACCACGCGATCGAGGTCAGCGCCACCATCGACCAGACGCAGATCGAGCGAGCGCAACGGATCTTCGGCCAACGCCTCGTCCGGGGCGACCATGAAGAATCCGCCACCGGCCACAAGGTGACGATCCGCTTCCTGCATCTGGAGGACGTACGAGCACTCCTGCCGTTCGGGAGCGCCATCACTGTGCACGGCCCCACCGAAGCCAGGGCTCACCTCAGCGACCTCGCCACCAGCCTTGCCCAACACTATGCGCCGACACCAACGTCCTGA
- a CDS encoding C-terminal binding protein, whose translation MKPPSRPGTVLLTDYAWPDDSVERSVIENAGHTLVTGPAEPSSAGAIEKLVAEHRPAGILTCWAPVSATAIGTSPDLRVVARLGVGLDNIAVDTATEQGVWVTNVPDYCVEEVSDHAVGMVLAWTRGLAVLDREVRAGRWNPASARLRRLSTLTCGIVGFGRIGRATARRLGAFGCRILAHDPHPPRDAPGVEMTGLEELLRRSDVVILHVPLTPATHHIIGSDQLALMRPGGLLVNVSRGGLVDTDAVIKALDSGHLDGAAFDVLETEPDVPAGLSAQPGALLTPHVAFSSDASVIELRRRAAEEVVRVLAGGTPAHACNTPRDLPAGSGDPR comes from the coding sequence ATGAAACCACCGAGCCGCCCCGGCACCGTGCTGCTCACCGACTACGCCTGGCCCGACGACTCGGTCGAGCGGTCGGTCATCGAGAACGCGGGCCACACCCTGGTGACCGGCCCCGCCGAGCCCTCCTCCGCCGGGGCGATCGAGAAGCTGGTGGCCGAGCACCGCCCTGCCGGCATCCTGACCTGCTGGGCCCCGGTCTCCGCCACCGCGATCGGGACCTCCCCGGATCTCCGTGTCGTGGCCCGGCTCGGAGTGGGCCTGGACAACATCGCCGTGGACACGGCCACCGAGCAGGGCGTGTGGGTCACCAACGTTCCGGACTACTGCGTCGAGGAGGTCTCCGACCACGCCGTAGGCATGGTCCTGGCCTGGACGCGCGGCCTGGCCGTCCTCGACCGCGAGGTCCGGGCGGGCCGCTGGAACCCGGCGAGCGCACGGCTGCGCCGGCTGTCGACGCTGACCTGCGGCATCGTCGGCTTCGGGCGGATCGGACGCGCCACGGCACGCAGGCTCGGCGCGTTCGGCTGCCGGATCCTGGCCCACGACCCGCACCCGCCGCGGGACGCTCCCGGCGTGGAGATGACCGGCCTGGAGGAACTGCTGCGCCGTAGCGACGTGGTGATCCTGCACGTGCCGCTCACGCCCGCCACCCACCACATCATCGGAAGCGACCAGCTGGCGCTGATGCGGCCGGGCGGTCTGCTGGTCAACGTCAGCCGGGGTGGCCTCGTCGACACCGACGCTGTGATCAAGGCGCTCGACAGCGGGCACCTGGACGGCGCCGCCTTCGACGTCCTGGAGACCGAGCCGGACGTCCCCGCCGGGCTCTCGGCACAGCCCGGGGCGCTCCTCACCCCGCACGTCGCCTTCTCCTCCGACGCGTCGGTCATCGAGCTGCGCCGCCGCGCCGCCGAGGAAGTCGTACGGGTCCTGGCGGGCGGGACACCGGCCCACGCCTGCAACACCCCTCGTGACCTGCCCGCCGGGTCGGGTGACCCGCGATGA
- a CDS encoding S1 family peptidase, whose product MRRTTALRTALSALLLLGTWTTACALPASAADAPARSTEAPASPALLSAMQRDLGLTRDAAEARLAAEKTAAAVEREARSAAGSSYGGSWFDAGRGELTVAVTRAARADAVRATGATVRLVRYDARQLDAAKKRIDALSAPADVGSWHVDPKANKVVVNVVDGHRDDNDVRAFLARAREAGPVAVRQTPAAPRTFAAGTVGGDPYYTGNVRCSIGFSVHGGFVTAGHCGSPSAAVYGWDRSYIGNFQGSSFPGNDYAWVNVGSGWWTVPVVLGWGTVPDQLVRGSAEAPVGASVCRSGSTTHWHCGTVLAKNETVNYSQGAVHQMTKTSVCAQPGDSGGSFISGDQAQGVTSGGWGNCSSGGETWHQPVNEVLNRYGLRLHTA is encoded by the coding sequence TTGAGACGCACCACAGCTCTGCGTACCGCACTGTCCGCGCTCCTCCTGCTCGGCACCTGGACCACCGCCTGCGCCCTGCCCGCTTCCGCGGCGGACGCTCCCGCACGCTCCACCGAAGCACCCGCCTCCCCCGCCCTCCTGTCCGCGATGCAGCGCGACTTGGGGCTGACCCGGGACGCGGCCGAGGCACGGCTGGCCGCGGAGAAGACCGCGGCAGCCGTCGAACGCGAGGCCCGCAGTGCCGCCGGTTCCTCCTACGGCGGCTCGTGGTTCGACGCCGGCCGCGGCGAACTCACCGTCGCCGTCACCCGTGCCGCGCGGGCCGACGCCGTACGCGCGACCGGAGCGACCGTACGCCTCGTGCGGTACGACGCACGGCAGCTCGATGCGGCGAAGAAGCGCATCGACGCACTGTCCGCGCCTGCCGACGTGGGCAGTTGGCACGTGGATCCGAAGGCCAACAAGGTCGTCGTGAACGTCGTCGACGGGCACCGGGACGACAACGATGTCCGGGCCTTCCTGGCCCGGGCCCGCGAGGCCGGTCCCGTGGCGGTGCGGCAGACCCCCGCCGCACCGCGTACCTTCGCCGCCGGCACCGTGGGCGGTGACCCGTACTACACCGGCAACGTCCGCTGCTCCATAGGCTTTTCGGTGCACGGCGGCTTCGTCACCGCCGGGCACTGCGGCTCGCCGAGCGCGGCCGTGTACGGCTGGGACCGGTCCTACATCGGCAACTTCCAGGGGTCGTCGTTCCCGGGCAACGACTACGCCTGGGTGAACGTGGGCAGCGGCTGGTGGACCGTGCCGGTGGTGCTCGGCTGGGGCACCGTTCCCGACCAGCTCGTCCGCGGCTCCGCCGAGGCCCCGGTGGGCGCCTCCGTCTGCCGTTCGGGCTCCACCACCCACTGGCACTGCGGCACCGTCCTGGCGAAGAACGAGACGGTGAACTACAGCCAGGGTGCCGTCCACCAGATGACCAAGACCAGCGTCTGCGCCCAGCCCGGTGACTCCGGCGGCTCCTTCATCAGCGGCGACCAGGCCCAGGGCGTCACCTCCGGCGGCTGGGGCAACTGCAGCAGCGGCGGAGAGACCTGGCACCAGCCCGTCAACGAGGTCCTCAACAGGTACGGGCTGCGGCTGCACACCGCCTGA
- a CDS encoding MFS transporter: MTHAAQVDTSAMPADDTEETSAPPLSKSMIGLGFLLIVLSYMVNAMDRQVFPPLLPNIRQEYGFSLEQGGLLATNFTLGMALAGLPAGYLLDRFRRKTVLLASIVIYSLGTMATPLATGFADMTLYRVVSGFGEGMQSAAIFAAMGAFFAHRRGLAFGVIGVGYSVGVFIAPLIGVELMSMHGTWHSPFYLFGTAGLLIAAASLFLVKTGLTETSVEKVLSTRTYEHMPASAYNRNTIALTVHAVVSGVAIYGFLGLYPTYLISSLHYSPEQAALAMSLLGFGGMTAILGGWLGDRVNQRNLLILSLLAVSVISVCIYETRAAVEVQCVFAFLMGAFGLGFIYPNTNSAIQRAVRPTQIGRASGLFVTGYYGPAAFSGLLFAALVDSFGWSRAGMLQVTVLPLLGVVALAFVRPAQFNNAVR, encoded by the coding sequence GTGACTCACGCAGCGCAAGTCGACACCAGTGCCATGCCCGCCGACGACACGGAGGAGACCAGCGCCCCTCCCCTTTCCAAGAGCATGATCGGGCTGGGCTTCCTGCTGATCGTTCTCTCCTACATGGTCAATGCGATGGACCGCCAGGTCTTCCCCCCGCTGCTCCCCAACATTCGTCAGGAGTACGGATTCTCCCTGGAGCAGGGCGGGCTGCTGGCCACGAACTTCACCCTCGGCATGGCGCTGGCCGGTCTGCCCGCGGGCTACCTCCTGGACCGCTTCCGCCGCAAGACGGTGCTGCTCGCCAGCATCGTGATCTACTCCCTGGGCACCATGGCCACGCCGCTGGCGACCGGCTTCGCCGACATGACCCTGTACCGGGTCGTCTCGGGCTTCGGCGAGGGCATGCAGTCTGCGGCGATCTTCGCGGCGATGGGCGCCTTCTTCGCCCACCGGCGCGGCCTCGCCTTCGGTGTGATCGGCGTGGGCTACTCCGTCGGCGTGTTCATCGCACCGCTGATCGGCGTCGAGCTCATGAGCATGCACGGCACCTGGCACTCGCCCTTCTACCTGTTCGGCACGGCTGGGCTGCTGATCGCCGCCGCCTCCCTGTTCCTCGTGAAGACGGGTCTGACCGAGACCTCCGTCGAGAAGGTCCTCTCGACCAGGACGTACGAGCACATGCCGGCCTCCGCCTACAACCGCAACACCATCGCCCTGACCGTCCACGCCGTCGTCAGCGGTGTGGCGATCTACGGGTTCCTCGGCCTGTATCCGACGTACCTGATCAGCTCGCTGCACTACTCCCCCGAGCAGGCGGCCCTGGCCATGAGCCTCCTCGGCTTCGGCGGCATGACGGCCATACTCGGCGGCTGGCTCGGTGACCGGGTGAACCAGCGCAACCTGCTGATCCTCAGCCTGCTCGCCGTCTCGGTCATCAGCGTGTGCATCTACGAGACGCGGGCCGCGGTGGAGGTGCAGTGCGTGTTCGCCTTCCTGATGGGCGCCTTTGGGCTGGGCTTCATCTACCCGAACACCAACAGCGCGATCCAGCGGGCGGTCCGGCCGACGCAGATCGGGCGCGCCTCCGGCCTCTTCGTCACCGGCTACTACGGGCCGGCGGCGTTCTCGGGCCTGCTCTTCGCCGCGCTCGTGGACTCCTTCGGCTGGAGCCGGGCGGGGATGCTCCAGGTCACCGTCCTGCCGTTGCTGGGCGTCGTCGCCCTGGCATTCGTCCGGCCCGCGCAATTCAACAACGCGGTCCGCTGA
- a CDS encoding cupin domain-containing protein has protein sequence MRRVVTGHDGNGRSIVVSDGPVPRSREFVSLPGWVSRLPWATEPGEKATRSGEDPTPDITSLLPAPGGTRFIVLTFPPESAFADPAFDPAAFDREQRADSPGIAELIEPDGMHATPTVDYGIVLYGEIVLELDDGHCTSLSPGDIVIQNGTRHAWRNRSDQPATMAFVLIGAEQGD, from the coding sequence ATGCGCAGAGTTGTCACCGGCCACGACGGGAACGGCAGATCGATCGTCGTCAGCGACGGCCCCGTCCCGCGGAGCCGGGAGTTCGTCAGCCTGCCGGGCTGGGTGTCCCGGCTGCCCTGGGCCACCGAACCGGGCGAAAAGGCCACCCGGTCCGGGGAGGACCCCACCCCGGACATCACCAGCCTGCTGCCCGCGCCCGGCGGTACGCGGTTCATCGTGCTGACCTTCCCGCCGGAATCCGCCTTCGCCGACCCGGCGTTCGACCCCGCCGCCTTCGACCGGGAGCAGCGGGCCGACTCGCCCGGCATCGCCGAACTCATCGAACCCGACGGCATGCACGCCACCCCGACCGTGGACTACGGCATCGTGCTGTACGGCGAGATCGTCCTCGAACTCGATGACGGCCACTGCACATCGCTCTCTCCGGGCGACATCGTGATCCAGAACGGCACCCGCCACGCTTGGCGCAACCGCAGCGACCAGCCGGCCACCATGGCGTTCGTCCTCATCGGCGCGGAACAAGGCGACTGA
- a CDS encoding phosphotransferase family protein, whose product MNASSAQMSAALGPGTALTDFLITQCLAEPGETARWTPLAGGVSSDLWRVDLPGRSLCVKRALAKLKVTADWQAPVSRNAYEWAWMRFASRHRPDSVPGLLAHDPGAGLFAMEYLPPERYPVWKAQLLGGEVRVTTAAAVGELLGALHAASAGDTDLAAEFATDDNFHALRIEPYLLATAAAHPSLADTVRGLADRTATTHAALVHGDVSPKNILVGPSGPVLLDAECAWYGDPAFDVAFCVNHLLLKSLVVPGCRGELLRSARALAEAYARCVDWEPRAAVEERAATLLPALLLARVDGKSPVEYLTDDRHRLFVRTAATALLRAPAPTMSDVVDLWETALPAQAEPVGTPLD is encoded by the coding sequence ATGAACGCGAGCTCCGCGCAGATGAGTGCGGCCCTCGGGCCCGGCACCGCGCTGACGGACTTCCTGATCACCCAGTGCCTCGCCGAACCGGGCGAAACCGCCCGCTGGACGCCGCTGGCCGGCGGCGTCTCGTCCGACCTGTGGCGGGTGGACCTGCCCGGACGTTCCCTCTGCGTCAAGCGTGCCCTGGCCAAACTGAAGGTGACGGCCGACTGGCAGGCACCGGTGTCGCGCAACGCCTACGAGTGGGCCTGGATGCGGTTCGCCTCCCGGCACCGCCCGGACAGCGTCCCCGGCCTGCTGGCCCACGACCCCGGAGCCGGCCTGTTCGCCATGGAGTACCTTCCTCCCGAGCGGTACCCCGTCTGGAAGGCGCAGCTGCTGGGGGGTGAGGTGCGGGTGACGACCGCTGCGGCGGTCGGCGAACTGCTCGGCGCGCTGCACGCGGCGAGCGCGGGCGACACGGACCTCGCGGCGGAGTTCGCCACCGACGACAACTTCCACGCGCTGCGCATCGAGCCGTACCTGCTCGCCACCGCGGCCGCACACCCCTCCCTCGCCGACACCGTCCGCGGCCTCGCCGACCGCACGGCCACCACCCACGCGGCCCTGGTGCACGGTGACGTCAGCCCCAAGAACATCCTCGTCGGCCCGTCGGGTCCGGTGCTGCTGGACGCCGAGTGCGCCTGGTACGGGGACCCGGCCTTCGACGTCGCCTTCTGCGTCAACCACCTCCTCCTCAAGAGCCTGGTGGTGCCCGGTTGCCGCGGCGAACTCCTGCGCTCCGCCCGGGCATTGGCCGAGGCGTACGCCCGCTGTGTCGACTGGGAGCCGCGAGCGGCCGTCGAGGAGCGTGCCGCCACCCTGCTCCCGGCGCTGCTGCTGGCGCGTGTGGACGGCAAGTCCCCGGTGGAGTACCTCACGGACGACCGGCACCGGCTGTTCGTACGCACGGCGGCGACGGCCCTGCTGCGGGCGCCGGCTCCCACGATGTCGGACGTCGTGGACCTGTGGGAAACCGCCCTGCCGGCCCAGGCCGAACCCGTCGGCACCCCGCTCGACTGA
- a CDS encoding LacI family DNA-binding transcriptional regulator, whose amino-acid sequence MITTRDIAERLGVSVSTVGRALADDPRISEETKFRVRQAASDMGYVGNRAARMMRGASSNVVALVIPDIRNSFYSTIAHELSKNMESEGFQLMLSETDDDRTAELRHLRELSANRVAAVIIVPSARPHSESVKLLRALPHVQLLRRHPSLGSQWFGVDDREALRRATAHLVAQGHTRLAYLGGPEELPTGAERLRGFRSALREGGLPDDAGRAELGPPSSVDHGRATVRRLLSDPDAPTALVLGSIQLTLGVLEELSRQGVKVPQDLSVVGFGDEPGFSWWGPGLTTIGLPIQEMATGCALWMIRRLKTEPGNDGPYTAVSPGSLILRGSTASPDGGTPSGR is encoded by the coding sequence GTGATCACCACCAGGGACATCGCCGAGCGCCTCGGAGTCTCCGTGTCGACGGTGGGACGGGCGCTGGCCGACGATCCGCGCATCAGCGAGGAGACGAAGTTCCGCGTCCGCCAGGCCGCTTCCGACATGGGGTACGTGGGCAACCGTGCGGCCCGGATGATGCGCGGAGCGTCCAGCAACGTGGTCGCGCTCGTGATCCCCGACATCCGCAACAGCTTCTACTCGACCATCGCGCACGAGCTGTCCAAGAACATGGAGTCCGAGGGCTTCCAGCTGATGCTGTCGGAGACCGACGACGACCGGACGGCGGAGCTGCGCCACCTGCGGGAACTGTCCGCGAACCGCGTGGCCGCCGTCATCATCGTGCCCAGCGCGCGCCCGCACAGCGAGTCCGTCAAGCTGTTGCGTGCCCTCCCGCATGTGCAGTTGCTGCGCCGGCACCCGTCGCTGGGTTCGCAGTGGTTCGGCGTGGACGACCGGGAGGCGCTGCGCCGGGCCACGGCCCACCTGGTGGCACAGGGCCACACACGCCTCGCCTACCTCGGCGGCCCCGAGGAGCTGCCCACCGGCGCCGAGCGTCTGCGCGGGTTCCGCAGCGCCCTGCGCGAAGGCGGCCTGCCGGACGACGCCGGGCGTGCGGAGCTGGGCCCGCCGTCGTCGGTCGACCACGGCCGCGCGACGGTACGCCGGCTGCTGTCCGACCCGGATGCGCCCACCGCGCTGGTGCTTGGGTCGATCCAGCTCACCCTCGGCGTCCTGGAGGAGCTGTCCCGGCAGGGCGTCAAGGTGCCCCAGGATCTGTCCGTGGTCGGGTTCGGCGACGAGCCCGGCTTCTCCTGGTGGGGCCCCGGACTCACCACGATCGGCCTGCCCATCCAGGAGATGGCCACCGGCTGCGCGCTGTGGATGATCCGACGGCTCAAGACCGAGCCGGGCAACGACGGCCCGTACACGGCAGTCTCCCCCGGTTCGTTGATCCTGCGTGGTAGCACGGCATCGCCTGACGGGGGGACTCCGTCTGGTCGATGA
- a CDS encoding VOC family protein codes for MTTSVVSIVYVNDAPAAARFYGDLLDMRPSFETPGYITFDLGPGADLALWSGQFEDLSPDVPRTSEVCLAIGGGPDEVDAIFKQWQSKGVTILQEPHDAGFGLTFLAADPDGNRIRVAPRD; via the coding sequence ATGACCACATCCGTCGTGTCCATCGTCTATGTGAACGACGCTCCCGCCGCAGCGCGTTTCTACGGTGACCTCCTCGACATGAGGCCGTCGTTCGAGACTCCGGGATACATCACCTTCGACCTCGGGCCAGGCGCTGACCTCGCTCTGTGGTCTGGCCAGTTCGAGGATCTGTCACCGGACGTCCCGCGTACCAGTGAGGTGTGCCTGGCCATCGGCGGTGGGCCCGACGAGGTCGACGCGATCTTCAAGCAGTGGCAGTCCAAGGGCGTCACGATCCTGCAGGAGCCACATGATGCGGGGTTCGGGCTGACCTTCCTCGCAGCTGATCCTGACGGGAACCGGATCCGCGTGGCACCGCGGGACTGA